The Vitis vinifera cultivar Pinot Noir 40024 chromosome 7, ASM3070453v1 genomic interval AATCACGTAATCCTACAATTTGGTTGACGGAGTGGGCACCTGAACCTCGTGATATTTATTGGGATAATCTTGCAATACCATATGTTGAACTCACTATCCGAAGGCTTCTCATGGCTGTTGCTGTGTTTTTTCTTACATTCTTCTTTATGATCCCTATAGCATTTGTACAATCGATAGCCAACATTGATGGGATTGAGAAAGTTCTGCCATTTCTTAAGTCACTAATGGAAATGTAAGTGAACTTCTTGCTTTTTATCAGCTAATGATTTCTTTCAAGTATTCTTCGTAATCCcatatttcttatattatatTCAACCTTGATTTTGAAATGCTAAAATTTGATAATCTTTATAGTACTTCCTGCAATGTTATTTGTATTTCATTGATGTGgcattatattttcttatatattaaaGATTTTGTTTCTTTGTAAGAGGAGCCAACCATGTGAATGATgagatgttctagttcaaggtGAGAGTGGAGCAGGTTGAAAGAAGAGGGGATTGGAGCTAATGACCATCAGAGAGTAATTTCTTAGGGAGCAAATTTTTTAGCTCTCTTAAACAATGACCGTTAAAGCCTATTTATAGGAGTTTTTGGATAAGAATTAACTAGATGACATGACACAGACTAATGAGATAGTGCCACTTGTACATAGACCAATAAAGTGATGTCATATGCTTGTGGGCCAATAACTGACGCCATGCATGCACCTGATTGATTCATTGGAGAAAATGTTCTCAATTTGGTCAAAAAGGGCTTAGCAATATTTAGGTCAATCTTACCTCATGAACTTTCAATTCTAATCACCAAAATAAAACCCTCAAACCATCTCATATACTGGATGATGGGGCAAACCAACCGTACAACCAAGGTCCTTGAGCATTGCTCTTTGATTCCCGTAGGCTTCAAGCATTTGGATGTTATGCTATCAAGCACCTTCTAGTGAAGTATAAGTGATACTCAATGCGATGTTACTAAGCTCAAGAAGTCCCATTGATGAATGAGTTAGAGGCAATTGTTTGGTGATTCCCTCTTGACAAGGTGAAAAGTGGTTAGTAACGCCAGCATGTAAAAGTGAGGAAGTGATCTCCCATCACCTAACTTAGCATGTTGGAAACAACTCCTCTATCCATTAACAATATTTGAGTAAAtgctttcattttcaaatgtgTAGGAGACGTCACTCAACTACCACTACAAGAGGGCTTCTACCTAGCAGTAGGTATCTAGATCAGGTTGCTATCACATGCTAacacaataaataaatagatgctAAGGCTTCAAAAAAACCTGAAAAAAGTGAAGTAATAGAGAACACCCTTTAGTAGCTCTGCTCATAAGTCATAATGTTTAGTACCTCTGCTCATAGGTAATAATCAATGCCCTAACCTTAAGGGATGTATTTTCATCATTAGCCTCATACACCATAACTGAAACATGACTTATTCTTATACGTCCAAATAGGGAGGCAAAATTCAGGCATCAATAATGGGATAGTCTTAATACTAGTTTGACATTGAAAGAGTTTATTGTTGGTGGAGATGctaattaaatgaaaatcaaactcttcacataaaaaaaagaaggaaaatctatacaataaaattatcagtgccttgttttcttttatatcaCTGGTCATAACATCTACTTTCGTAGCCTCAATCTATACCATTTCAGGTGTCCTCTTGTCTTTATTGAACCTTCCCCTTGAACCCAATCGCTTCTTGCCTCAACATTCACTTATCTTCATTTGGCTTTATGCCACCGAAAACCTGTCACTTTGGAAACATCTTAACTACAGTATTTGCTTGCCATTCTTTCCTTGgaaggtgagaaagtttttGTCCAATATTTTTTGTGCAATTCAACTTGATCAACCTCTCCAAAGTTGTATTACCACTAAAACAATTTGAAGAAAGCTCTTCCCATCTGAAATTCTCATTAGATATGATTTTGTGGGTGTGCACTCAACTTTAACAATAGATCTATGTACAACACTCCTTTGAAGAAACAATGTAGTCACAACCCTTGGCTAATTATTGAACTTATTCAACTAATTAATGGATTTTTTCCATTCACAAGACCATTAACCAAAACTTAGATGTATCTATGAGGTGCTTTGATGGAagtttttttcatttacttaCATATTATGGAAGAATATTAATGCATTAACTAGTATAATTGATGAATTTGGCATTAACATTGCACTCGGAAGTAAAATGgattttaaggattttttgATAGTGGAAGACTTTATTTTAGAGAGATGAGGACTTCAAAGCTCTTTTAATGACGTTTTTTATGATCATTAAGGGGATGAATCATCAacaccaatgttttaaaaagctGTTAAAGCTTACACCTTGAGGTTCACCTCAAGGTTAGGCTCTACGAATTAGCCTTGTGGCTATACCTTCAATTAGGATAATTGAGGATTAAGCCTCGCCCTAACAAGGCTTACAACTTTGAGGGTATATCCTCAAGGATGTTGAGGCTTAAGCTTCAAATATCCAAAGGGTTTTAATGGGTTTGTTGCCTTTGTGGGCTTTaggtatatattttataagctTAAATCTCAATATTTAATGAGTTTTTACGAGTTCTATGCTTTTATGGGCTTTTTGATATAGATTTTATAAGTTTTGTCTTAGGGTCATGGATTTTATTAaaccttttacaaaataaaGGCCTAGCTTCCAATTAAGACTACCTTTAGCTTTTTAAATCATTGATCAACACATTGGTGGGATAAGGTTTTGTTTAGTTGATTTCTTCCATTATTAGGCAAAGCTAAATATGATGGTTATTTCTCAATAAGCAAGTAAAGGTgctatataaaattttgtattggAAAGTGGACtgagttttttcctttttgtggcCATTATGATATTAAGTTGTCTTAACATCAGatccttttctctctttgtcCATCACTAATTCACTATGTTATTACATAATGCACAAGTTCTATTTAGGGGgtatttggtaaatcaacttaatgatttaatataatttaataacttaatttaagtcattaagtatatTAAacttgtttggtaaaataacttaatgacacaacttaaagttaataatgactttaagtaataagtcaaaataattaacttttttGAATCCTAAATCTTTTTTATCCTATTTGCCCATATCTAATGAAAGTGTCTTTTGCATCCACAACTTATGTTTTGCAGtaaatatttgtaattattttatctGTCtacaatactttaaaaaaattaatgaaggtaAACtcttagttttttaatttattagtctCACAACTTATTTAttcttcctccaatcatgaAGCACCAAGCTTAATTAGTGGTCATCCACAACCATCTTCAACTCCAATGTTTTTATGTTATTCTCCTATTGTATGATTAGCTGAAACTTAGAGCAGCCTTATTACCAGGCAAAAGCTTCAATATCTGAATTCTTTTTATCAAAACGAAAATGAAGGGGGAAGATATCTCAAATTTCTTGATTTACTCTTCTTTAGTATCTCTTATTTATTCAAAGGCTGGTTCTAACTCTTGCTAGAATTGAATGAGAAAATGCAAGTAGCTTTAAATGCAAAAAGAGAGAGTGGTATCAAGGAATATGGTAGAACGTGGAAGGTCATTTGACAGGAAGAGGATTCATGTTGCATAAGgatgaaaaagaatgaaaaaaacatAGCTTCCAAATTACTGAGGGCTGCATTCAATTTCCAGtttgaaaacatgaaaacatTGCTGTAAGATTGCCATGCCACAGCTGCGAGTTGAGAGAACAATCAAAGAAATAGTTGTTAAGACATTTtccaattctctctctctctctctatatatatatatatgcatgtctACTCATGTACTTCCCTAAATATCTGAATATGCATATATGCATTGTGTACTAGAGACAGGAGGTAATGCATATGGATAAGTGATTTTATGTCCAAGCTTGGGCACACTCTATTTATAATCATAGATTGGAAATATAACCATAAATAGAAGGTATTTTTTGGCTTTTTCAGTCCCTTTTCAGAAATTAGAAATGCTTTTCGGTGCATTAGATTATAATTGAACTTTTAAATGTTGAGCATTTCTGTTGCAGGAACGTTATAAAATCTTTCATTCAAGGTTTTCTTCCAGGAATTGCATTAAAGATTTTCCTGATACTTCTTCCAACAATTCTCACAATCATGTCCAAAATAGAAGGCCTTATATCATTGTCATCTTTAGAGCAGAGGACGGCAGGGAAGTATTACCTGTTCATACTTGTCAACGTGTTCCTTGGAAGCATTATTACAGGAACAGCATTTCAGCAGctacataaatttataaatcagTCTCCAACAGAGTATGTTACTTTTTTAGCCTCTGTTAAAAAAAGGCTCAAATTAAATGATACTTTACTCTTTCAAGCATAGTTGAAATCAACCTCACATTAAAAGATTATTATCTCTACTGATATTCCAACTTCCCAAGGGAAAGGTCTAATTCTGTGTCTAAATTCACTGCCACAATTGACTGTCATGTATAATTTTGTAATGCTCTTTTTGGGGTAGCTGAATTGAAGCACATGACAAAGATTTTCCTTTCATGCTTTGCtaaaaaatttttttgtttccttttatcttCTTTCTGAATTTCAGAGAATGCCTTTATCTAATATAACATTCTTTGAGCATCTAGTGATCTTTAATAGAAGCAACATCTGGACATATGGTTTACAAGCTGGAGTGCATATTCCTTTCCGGGGATCTTTGTTGTGTTTTTTACTTTGTATCACATAGAACCTACTGCTTCATGTCTGTTAGCTAGAAGTCTTGGTTTTCCCCTGCTGTCAAAGAAACTATCTAATATGAGGTGTTGTGTGTCTCGTGCAGAATTCCAAAAACTGTTGGCGTATCCATCCCAATGAAAGCAACTTTCTTTATTACTTATATAATGGTTGATGGTTGGGCTGGAGTTGCTGCAGAAATCCTCCGATTGGTTCCATTAATAATGTTCCACCTAAAGAACGCGTTCCTTGTTAAGACAGAACAAGATAGGGAGCAGGCTATGGATCCTGGTTGCTTGAACTTCTCAATATCTGAACCTCGGATACAACTTTATTTCTTGCTGGGACTTGTGTATGCTGCAGTGACACCTATTCTTCTTCCttttatcatcatcttcttctcctttgcCTATATGGTTTTTCGTCATCAGGTACCTTATCTAGTGGATTAGGCCATTACAATTTCAGTAACTAAATTGGGGTATATACTGTGTTTGTCTGTGTGTGCATATACATGGGGTtgaggaaaaatagagaaacatgaaggaaagtaaaaggaaaaaccaAATGCAAATCAGTTCCAATGGAAAATTCATGATAGTAATCATCTCCAGCATCCAAAACGACCACACCAGGACATCAATGCATTTATTACATTATCACCATTTAGGTCAATTTTTTGAAAGCTGAGCAGGATTGTTCAGTTTTATGAATCTTCATACAGTACATTGCCCATGTGTTTATAATGAAACAAATATTTCTAACTTGACGTCTTGTTTAATTATGCCTTTATGGTGATTACTGCTTCTGGGGTGCTAAAGATTATCAATGTGTATGACCAAAAATATGAGAGCGGGGCAGCCTTCTGGCCATCTGTGCATCAGCGTGTAATTATCGGTTTGATGATATCTCAATTGCTTCTGATGGGATTATTGAACACCAAAGATTTTTCAAAGTCAACACCCTTCCTCATTGTCCTTCCTGTGTTGACCTTCTGGTTCCATAGATTCTGCAATGGGCGGTTCGAATCAGCATTTGTGAGATTCCCATTGCAGGTCAGCCATGAATActttttatccaaataactGTTTCTTTGTTGAAGCTAGTTTCATTATCAGGATAAGTTGCATGACAAGTGACATTTGCATTTTTCCATTTGATAACAGGAGGCAATGGTGAAGGATACATTGGAGAGGGCCACAGAACCAAATCTGAACTTGAAGAACTATCTCCAGGATGCCTACATTCACCCAGTTTTCAAAGGTGGTGAGTTTGAGAGACCAGAAGTCATTGATGAGGAAGAGAACAATCCTCTTGTTGCTACCAAGAGGAGTTCTTATATAAGTAGCAAACATGGTTCTGAGTTGAGTTCTGAAATTGAAGGTTAAACTGCCTGGTCTGATTGCCATTCCATTCCAGGCTTGttgattctttgttttctttattttcctttgtaaaTGCCTTGAgactttttcaaattaaaatcatttatggGAAGGAAAAAATGCTGCAGATTCATTGCTCTTGAATGCCCCTTAAAACATAAGAATTTCATGGATGAGAAACTGTGATTAACTAGAAGTCTCAGGTGTGAGTCTCTCTCTCTTGTTTATTTATGCCAAAGGtttctataaaaagaaaaaaaaattaggggtATAGATCAAACTTTCAATCTAACTTTCACACTTCAAAATGTGATTTATCCAATTTTGGAGAACAAGAGATGAATAGATATGGGgttttttttggttaattgttctaaaaatagaaaaatatgtttaataggagaaaataaggttttttaaGAATacattttagttgttttcatttgttctatatttttttataaaaatagttgacaaatatgaagaacaattaaaaataaagtgctacatatgaaatttatttttaaaaatgtttggaaacataaaaaaataagttgaaaacattttaagtttacAAACagactttatttaaaaaaataaaatattaaacaattgtttttgaaaacaattctcaaaaattattttttcaaaactatttttgaaaatgtttgtgTGAACAAAACTAATTTTGATTAAAGAAAACACCCAAGAAGGGAtgaattgaatttttcaaaactttttccaaaaatcttTTAACAAACAATAATAtagcaaataaaataaataaataaataagggaaCAGAGAAGGCAAACatagattttatagtggtttggctAATCTTGCCTATGTCTACCCCATCAAGCTCCTCTCGTGTAAGGGCTTTACACTTGGATGAGTAACAACGGTGCATTAAATGATTTGTAAATGAGGATTTAATGTACAAATAgagaaaatgagagtttttaatGAAACACAAGTAGGTTGGGAGTTAATAACAAGTATTCtctatattataaataaagtggaactctcaatttataggttttcaACATTAGATACCAAAAAGTGTTCCAATAGACTCTTTCCAGTCGAGCTCTAGTTTGATCGATTAACCAACTGTTGACCATTAATTATAGTGCTGGTGATTGGAGTTCATCCAAACCTTGATTGGGAAGAGCTTTCCTTTAATTAGGaaatgtctttttattttaaatcattaattaataaattgtgatttattatcatcaaaatgtgCTTAGAAATAAtgatatgttatatatataataattattgtaaaatttaaaatattttttagcgTTTAACCTCatataaagtattttatttgtaatttaaaagaTTCTAAAAGATATTCCCTTCTATCtgaataatttgattataataaaaAGTACATTAAGTGGGCCTTCATGATTTGGTTTCTTTTATCTCCaatctaaaatattctttattgatTTGATTATGAGAAGGCAACTAAAATAATTGCAAAAGCTCTGTCATAATTGCAATAATGAGTGTGGGCCCAAACCCAATTAGGACTGCATAAGGACTGGAAGTTTCAAATTGGGGCCCAGGCCCACACTCATTCAGGCCCACAATGTCCTCCATCAGAACACGACCCCTGATCCAACGGTCAGTATTGATAGACCATGAATTGCCCTGCACGCGCGAGGCACAATAACTTACACCTTCCTCTCTCAAGCTCTGTCATGATATCATCCAAAAAGTTCAATTGTGAGGCCCTCAGAAAGATCAAAAATCGCACACTGCATTCACTCACTAAGGGAATCGAATGATGTGAGTatgattttctctctctctatttttctgGGCATTCTTTTTGGTTTCTGGGTTTTATTGCTTTTATGATTTGATGCAGTAAAGGAAGGAAGGATTTCTCCATGTTTCTTGAATGAATTGCCTCTTTTCTCAACTGGGTATTACTCAGTTTTCTCGTTTTAGTTGATGGGGAGATTGTTTTATCATTTGATGATTCATGTTATAGTAGTTTCCAAAAACCCATTATGATCTCAATTCTGggagggttttgggttttactGTTTCCATTGTTTTGATAGTTTAATGCATTGTAGGAAGTTCAAATTGCTCTCTTCTCAATTTTTCCTCTGTGGGGTGATTGGATGTTGGATGGAAATTGAATCAGCTTGTTGTAGTTTATATAGGATTTGAGTCTTCATTGTGTTTTTGGTAGAAAATGTAATATTAAACACAAGGGGTGGATAAATTTGTTGATTGTTGCATGTGTTCTCTGCATAAAGTTAGAACTTCTCAGTTagtcttctttctttcttatgtGGTGAAAATTCAACCAATTTTTATGCAATCAATGAACAAAGGCTAAATTTAGTCTTTAGTATTGTTGCCTGCTTTGGAGGTATTCATGCAGTAAACTAACTCTTCCTATCTTGAACAGAGAAGCATTGAGAACTCAGTAGGAAACTCTTCTCCTTCCTCATAAATCACAAGGATTTTGTCCTTTGGCTTTTTCGTTGGGGTTTATCTAGTTTTGCAAGGATAGATGACAACATTAATACCATCACTTGTAATTCGTCCCTGCTGTGTGAACTGTGGAGCAAGGGATTCGTCTAAATTGGTAGCTGCCACCCATTACATCTGTGGAAACAAGGTCGCCCATGGTTTGGAGAAAATggatttggaaagaaaggaaattcTTGGTGTAGTTGCTCAAAATGCCACAAGAAATTGTTTTCGGAATATTAACTGGAAGGTGTCTGCTACATCACACATTGCTATTGAAGAAACTGAAAACAGATACTCTACAACTGAAAGTGAAGAACTAGAAAGCAGATTAAATTATCTATTTTTGACTGAAATTGGTGGTCAAGTGAAGGTAAttgttggaaagaaaaataagaaatacatAGTGTCTATTGAAGTTTCATCCCTGCAACTTTATAATAGCGACAATAAGCTAATACTGAGTTGGGGTGTCTTCAGATCCAACTCCTCTTGTTTCATGCCTGTGGATTTTCAGAATTTAGTTCCAGAAGTTGGATCCAATACCACTGAGATCCCATTCATGGAAAGATCTTCTGGCAGCTTTGCACTCAAGTTGGACTTCGAAGCAAATCATGCCCCTTTCTATCTCTCATTTCTACTGAAGTCTACATTAGATACAGATTTGAGTAGCTCAGACATTAGAAGCCATAGGAAGACAAATTTTTGCATCCCCGTTGGTTTTGGTAGAGGGTATCCAGCTCCTCTAGGTCTCTCCTTCTCAAGTGATGGTTCTCCAAATTTTGCCTTTTTCTCAAGAAATGCAGGTGGTGTGGTTCTGTGCTTGTATGATGGCACATCAGACAAACCTGCTTTAGAGATTGATCTTGATCCATATGTCAACCGAACTGGTGATATTTGGCATGCATCAATGGAAAGTGTTGGGTCATTTGTGAGCTATGGGTATCGCTGCAAGGAGGCTAATCTTCAGGACAGTGGAGAAACGTTGCACACAGAGCATGTTCATTTGGATCCATATGCTAAGCTTATTAGGAACTCCTTTTCTGATGATCATGGACTTAAACCTCAGCCACGTCTTGGAGAATTACAGAAAGAACCTGCTTTCAATTGGAATGACGATGTTCATCCTTACATACCAATGGAGAAACTAGTGGTATACCGGCTAAATGTGATGCACTTTACCAAGGATGAGTCCAGTCAGGTTGCTTCTGATCTTGCAGGAACCTTCTCTGGTCTGATGGAGAAGCTGCACCATTTCAAAGATCTTGGAGTGAATGCAGTCTTGTTAGAGCCCATTTTCTCATTTGACGAGCAAAAAGGACCGTATTTCCCATTCCATTTCTTTTCACCAATGAATGTATATGGACCTTCCAGTGGCCCTGTATCTACTATTAATTCTGTGAAGGAGATGGTGAAGAGATTGCATGCCAATGGAATAGAGGTCTTACTGGAAGTTGTTTTCACCCATACCGCCGAGAGTGGAGCACTGCAGGGAATTGATGACTCGTGCTATTATTATGTGAATGGGGATGCGGATTTAGGAATCAGAAATGCTTTGAATTGTAACTATTCCATTGTCCAACAGATGATTGTGGATAGTCTTCGATATTGGGTAACCGAGTTTCATGTAGATGGGTTTTGTTTCATAAATGCATCATCTCTGTTGAGGGGGTTTCATGGTGAATACTTGTCTCGCCCTCCTTTGGTTGAGACTATTGCTTTTGACCCATTACTCTCAAAGACCAAGATCATTGCAGATTGCTGGGATCCTCGAAACATGTTGCCAAAGGAAATTCGTTTCCCACATTGGAAGAGATGGGCAGAAGTGAATACAAGATTTTGCAATGATGTAAGAAATTTTTTGAGGGGTGAGGGACTGAGTGACTTTGCAACACGGCTTTGTGGGAGCGGGGACATCTTCATGGATGGGCGAGGCCCAGCGTTCTCCTTCAATTTTACTACCAAGAACTTTGGACTTCCTCTTGTGGACTTAGTCAGCTTCAGTAGCAGCGAGCTAGCTTCTGAACTGAGTTGGAATTGTGGAGACGAAGGCCCCACAAATAAAACCACTGTCCTGGAAAGGCGACTTAAACAAATTCGTAATTTTCTCTTCATCTTGTATGTTTCCTTGGGTGTTCCCATCCTTAACATGGGAGATGAGTGCGGCCAGTCTTCTGGAGGTTCACCTGCATATGGTGACAGAAAACCTTTCAATTGGAATTCTGTCAAAACTGGTTTTGGAATTCAGACCATTCAGTTTATTTCATTTCTGAGTTCGCTAAGATCGAGACGTAGTGATCTTCTTCAGAGGAGGAGCTTCTTGAAAGAGGAAAGCATTGATTGGCATGGAAGCGACCAGTCTCCACCAAGATGGGATGACCCATCAAGCAAATTCCTGGCTATGACATTGAAAGCTGAGAACATGGAGGGGCAGCTGCCTTCTGAGTCTTCAAGCATTAAGGGTGACTTGTTCATTGCCTTCAATACAGCTGACCGCTCGGTAAAAGTAATTCTTCCCCCACCTCCCACAGGGATGGTATGGCATCGGTTAGTTGACACAGCTCTTCCATTTCCAGGATTTTTCACAGCAGATGGTGAGGCCATCTTAAAGAAGAAATCTGGATTAGTTACTTATAAAATGGAGTCTCATAGCTGTGCTCTATTTGAAGCCAATACCCTGGATGGTTGAAATCCATATAGTACCTCAGgcccttttctttcttcttttttctcaatGCAAACGTGGATTGTGATCTAAACTCACAACAGGTTGTCCCTTACCCAGAATTATAATGGTACAATAAACCATGCTGCTGTTGTTGTGTTCACCTGTACACCCCTCAATAGTACccttttttgttccttttttctttttcccatggAGAGACCTAAATCCTGCAGAAAAACTATTGCAATCTTATTGTATActacatttgttttttttgcaGAACTTGCATAACCTTTTCCATGGTCCTGCAGTATCTACACTGAGATACATTCTCAGGATGCTCAGGGCTGTTTTCTCAGTTCCATGCTCTGCAATTGATATTGGCATCatttacataaataaaaaaagggtaaaatgaAGGAACATGCCAAGAAAATACATCCTtcgattatattattttggtgaCAGCCCTTGAAACCCTGACTTGATTATTCATAATAACAGAAACCCACTAAAGAAAGGCCACACCAGAAGAGCAAACAAAACAAGAACtagaaaaagaagaattatAGTTTGGCTACCATTTCAAATTAATGGCCAGATCTAACAGAGCTTCTACTTGGCGTATTGTCTGTTGCTTCTCCTGTTGTTTCAACCTGCTTGCAACAGATTCAGGATCAAGCCCTTGAGCATTCTGTGCTTCACTTTGTTCAGGGCGAACCTCTTGTAGTAGTGCATCAACCTCACGGACAAAATCTACCCTCAAAAGAGGGTCATCTACCTCCAGTGGTGGCCGCAGTTTCCCTTGATGCTGTCAAAAATTAGAAAGTAACAAATAACATATAACATCTACTCTGATCTTGAACGGATGTGTGCAGCACAGATAAATTCAGTTGGTTGTTCCTTGAGTTAGTCTTGTTATTTTCCAAATgctatttcataaataaatccTTTCCCCTATATAACTGAAAGCTGTAGAATTGCATATTTGCCTTATACCTCATCAATGTTGAACCCTGCTGGAACAAGAATACTAAATGGATCCTCCCGAGGAAAGGTATCAATCATACACTTTTTGCATTTCTTCA includes:
- the LOC100266531 gene encoding CSC1-like protein At4g02900, which produces MATLQDISVAATINILSALAFLVAFAILRLQPFNDRVYFPKWYLKGIRGSPRRSGAFVSKFVNLDCRTYLRFLNWMPVALKMPEPELIDHAGLDSAVFIRIYLLGLKIFVPLAVLAFAVLVPVNWTGKSLQNIKDLTFSDIDKLSISNVPTGSNRFWAHIVMQYVFSFWTCYVLYKEYKIIATMRLHFIASENRRPDQFTVIVRNVPPDPDESVSEHIEHFFCVNHPDYYLTHRVVYNANKLAKLVEEKKSLQNWLTYYQNKYERNPEKKPTTKTGFCGLWGTNVDAVDHYAAKMEKLCEAEAEERERVITDPKAIMPAAFVSFKTRWGAAVCAQTQQSRNPTIWLTEWAPEPRDIYWDNLAIPYVELTIRRLLMAVAVFFLTFFFMIPIAFVQSIANIDGIEKVLPFLKSLMEMNVIKSFIQGFLPGIALKIFLILLPTILTIMSKIEGLISLSSLEQRTAGKYYLFILVNVFLGSIITGTAFQQLHKFINQSPTEIPKTVGVSIPMKATFFITYIMVDGWAGVAAEILRLVPLIMFHLKNAFLVKTEQDREQAMDPGCLNFSISEPRIQLYFLLGLVYAAVTPILLPFIIIFFSFAYMVFRHQIINVYDQKYESGAAFWPSVHQRVIIGLMISQLLLMGLLNTKDFSKSTPFLIVLPVLTFWFHRFCNGRFESAFVRFPLQEAMVKDTLERATEPNLNLKNYLQDAYIHPVFKGGEFERPEVIDEEENNPLVATKRSSYISSKHGSELSSEIEG
- the LOC100244186 gene encoding isoamylase 2, chloroplastic, producing the protein MTTLIPSLVIRPCCVNCGARDSSKLVAATHYICGNKVAHGLEKMDLERKEILGVVAQNATRNCFRNINWKVSATSHIAIEETENRYSTTESEELESRLNYLFLTEIGGQVKVIVGKKNKKYIVSIEVSSLQLYNSDNKLILSWGVFRSNSSCFMPVDFQNLVPEVGSNTTEIPFMERSSGSFALKLDFEANHAPFYLSFLLKSTLDTDLSSSDIRSHRKTNFCIPVGFGRGYPAPLGLSFSSDGSPNFAFFSRNAGGVVLCLYDGTSDKPALEIDLDPYVNRTGDIWHASMESVGSFVSYGYRCKEANLQDSGETLHTEHVHLDPYAKLIRNSFSDDHGLKPQPRLGELQKEPAFNWNDDVHPYIPMEKLVVYRLNVMHFTKDESSQVASDLAGTFSGLMEKLHHFKDLGVNAVLLEPIFSFDEQKGPYFPFHFFSPMNVYGPSSGPVSTINSVKEMVKRLHANGIEVLLEVVFTHTAESGALQGIDDSCYYYVNGDADLGIRNALNCNYSIVQQMIVDSLRYWVTEFHVDGFCFINASSLLRGFHGEYLSRPPLVETIAFDPLLSKTKIIADCWDPRNMLPKEIRFPHWKRWAEVNTRFCNDVRNFLRGEGLSDFATRLCGSGDIFMDGRGPAFSFNFTTKNFGLPLVDLVSFSSSELASELSWNCGDEGPTNKTTVLERRLKQIRNFLFILYVSLGVPILNMGDECGQSSGGSPAYGDRKPFNWNSVKTGFGIQTIQFISFLSSLRSRRSDLLQRRSFLKEESIDWHGSDQSPPRWDDPSSKFLAMTLKAENMEGQLPSESSSIKGDLFIAFNTADRSVKVILPPPPTGMVWHRLVDTALPFPGFFTADGEAILKKKSGLVTYKMESHSCALFEANTLDG